A region of the Arachis hypogaea cultivar Tifrunner chromosome 15, arahy.Tifrunner.gnm2.J5K5, whole genome shotgun sequence genome:
GGGCCCGATAACTCAAGGAAAGAATGGGCGGCAACAAGATCCTGTACTGCGACTACCACCGAGGATGCGGACACAGGACACGAGATTGTTTCGACCTAAAAGACGCCCTCGAGCAAGCCATACGAGACGGAAAACTCCACGAGTTTGCCAAAATCATCAGGGAACCAAGACGCGCAGAAAAATACAGATCACCAGAAAAAGAAGGACGTAACCCGAGGACACAAAGACAAGCCTCTAGGGAAAGCCCTGAAACAGATCCGACCATTATCGTGAACATCATCACAGGGAAAGACACCCCAAGAAAATCAAAATCAGCACTGAAGAAGGATCTCAAGATCCTGGAAGTTAGAGACCAAACCCCAACCGCCACCACCAATAGAGCGATAACATCTCCCCTGAGGATTGCCAGCATGGCACCTCGGCAGAAGATGCCCCCTTCGTCATCTCGGCAAAGATTGGAACCGGGCTAGTAAGAAGAATACTGGTGGACACGGGAGCAGATTCCAACATCCTCTTCAGAGAAgctttcgacaagctcggactccgCAACGACAACCTCCAGACACACCGCAACGGAGTAACTggactcggagacaacttccCCAAGCCAGACGGTTCCATCATTCTTCCCCTTACCATAAGGACGGGAAGCCAGAGGAAGACAATCCTGTCCGAGTTCGTGGTCCTCAAGAACTCCACCGCTTATAACGTCATTCTCGGAAGAAAAATAATCAACGACCTCTCCGCcgtcatctttaccaaataccttcTAATGAAGTTCACGGCAGAAGATGGCTCCGTCGGAACCATCCATGGAGACCGGAAAACCGCGGTAGAATAcgacaacaccagcctagccCTACACAAGAGATCCCGAGACGTGACAGGCATCTTCCTTTCCGACCTCGATGCACACCAAAGTCCATGCAGAACCATGGGAGGAAACGACAGAGAAGCAAAGTAGGGCCTTGCAGACAAGGTCAGGAGTATTGCACACCTACGGGAGCTAGCCCTAAAATAGAGAATAAGCCTAAGGTATAATGGCAACA
Encoded here:
- the LOC140179393 gene encoding uncharacterized protein — encoded protein: MGGNKILYCDYHRGCGHRTRDCFDLKDALEQAIRDGKLHEFAKIIREPRRAEKYRSPEKEGRNPRTQRQASRESPETDPTIIVNIITGKDTPRKSKSALKKDLKILEHGTSAEDAPFVISAKIGTGLVRRILVDTGADSNILFREAFDKLGLRNDNLQTHRNGVTGLGDNFPKPDGSIILPLTIRTGSQRKTILSEFVVLKNSTAYNVILGRKIINDLSAVIFTKYLLMKFTAEDGSVGTIHGDRKTAVEYDNTSLALHKRSRDVTGIFLSDLDAHQSPCRTMGGNDREAK